In Pirellulaceae bacterium, a single window of DNA contains:
- a CDS encoding ThuA domain-containing protein — MALKIQFRLLAFLFCLVSAALAEEKAKVVFLSGPPSHGAMQHEHRAGNMILADALDRSGLNIEPVLVPHPGYPEDKSILQDAATVVIFCTGHKGHVLNPHLEEFDKLMQSGTGVVMIHWATEAEKGKPGEKFLEWMGGFCDLDWSVNPHWTPNFKDFPDHPIANGVQPFHINDEWYYHMRFVKDLQGVTPILSDLPPAETLRRPDGARSGNPTVRKAVGSGEKQHVAWAYQRPEGGRGFGFTGAHNHVSWQDENFRKVVLNAILWTANVEVPPDGCPSPSVSDSQIKANVDKK, encoded by the coding sequence ATGGCATTGAAAATTCAATTCAGACTACTCGCTTTTCTGTTCTGTTTGGTAAGTGCCGCGTTGGCAGAAGAGAAAGCGAAGGTCGTCTTTCTCTCTGGCCCGCCCAGCCATGGAGCGATGCAACATGAGCATCGGGCCGGCAACATGATTCTGGCGGACGCATTAGATCGTTCGGGTCTCAACATCGAACCCGTGCTTGTGCCGCACCCTGGATATCCCGAAGACAAGTCGATTCTTCAAGATGCAGCAACCGTCGTAATTTTCTGTACCGGGCACAAAGGACATGTCCTGAACCCTCACCTTGAGGAATTCGACAAACTGATGCAATCAGGCACAGGCGTTGTCATGATTCACTGGGCGACGGAGGCCGAAAAAGGAAAGCCGGGTGAAAAGTTCCTGGAGTGGATGGGCGGCTTTTGCGACCTCGACTGGTCAGTCAATCCGCATTGGACACCGAACTTCAAAGATTTCCCAGATCATCCGATCGCCAACGGAGTCCAACCGTTCCACATCAACGATGAGTGGTACTACCACATGCGTTTCGTGAAAGATCTACAGGGCGTAACGCCCATTCTATCCGACCTTCCCCCCGCGGAAACGCTGCGCCGACCCGATGGCGCACGCAGTGGTAATCCAACGGTTCGCAAAGCGGTCGGTTCGGGTGAGAAACAACACGTTGCGTGGGCCTACCAACGTCCTGAGGGCGGGCGTGGTTTTGGTTTTACCGGAGCCCACAATCACGTCAGTTGGCAGGATGAAAATTTTCGCAAGGTTGTGCTAAACGCGATACTCTGGACCGCCAACGTCGAAGTTCCCCCAGACGGTTGCCCTTCGCCGTCAGTGAGTGATTCGCAAATCAAAGCGAATGTCGACAAAAAATAG
- a CDS encoding carboxymuconolactone decarboxylase family protein has translation MAYDDSLIVDHIKQTHSTEQLTEREKHLIGLAVTMTRGCQVCTRNRIEKAQSIGISADELNALVAVTSAVNSGVTAATARVAFGMLEEEKAGECGDVCSADPK, from the coding sequence ATGGCTTACGACGACAGTTTGATCGTTGATCACATCAAACAAACGCACAGCACGGAGCAGCTGACTGAACGAGAGAAGCACCTGATCGGTTTGGCCGTGACGATGACCCGCGGTTGCCAAGTTTGCACACGCAATCGGATTGAAAAGGCTCAAAGCATCGGAATCAGCGCTGACGAGCTCAACGCCCTGGTCGCAGTCACTTCAGCAGTGAACAGCGGTGTGACAGCAGCAACAGCGCGTGTCGCATTCGGGATGCTCGAAGAAGAAAAAGCAGGCGAGTGCGGCGACGTTTGCTCGGCGGACCCAAAATGA
- a CDS encoding dihydrodipicolinate synthase family protein has protein sequence MSQEQLQLQGIVPPLVTPLSARDALDIEGLGRLLDHVISGGVSGVFILGTTGEAPSLSYRLRREMIAETLRIVAGRVPVLVGVTDTAFVESVELAHYAADCGADAAVLTTPYYFPAGQTELTAYVQNIAPLIPLPMMLYNMPGLTKVWFDIETLRTLSAIDSIVGVKDSSGDMNYFAELCKLKTQRPDWTFLLGPEALLAEAHALGGDGGVNGGANFAPQIFVDFHRGLVSGDDAVVSAAGRRIDALQAIYQVGKYASRHIKATKSALSLLGICSDLPADPFHRFLSPEREQVAEILRKVEIL, from the coding sequence GTGAGCCAAGAACAGTTACAACTGCAGGGGATCGTTCCACCACTCGTTACGCCGCTTTCCGCTCGCGATGCCCTGGATATCGAAGGACTGGGCCGACTGCTGGACCATGTCATAAGCGGCGGTGTGTCGGGCGTGTTTATTCTTGGCACGACCGGGGAAGCACCGAGCCTGAGTTATCGGCTGCGGCGTGAAATGATCGCGGAGACGCTGCGGATTGTTGCCGGACGCGTTCCGGTACTTGTCGGTGTGACTGACACAGCGTTCGTTGAGTCAGTCGAGTTGGCACATTATGCGGCCGACTGTGGAGCCGACGCCGCGGTGCTGACTACGCCGTATTACTTCCCAGCCGGCCAGACGGAATTAACGGCTTATGTTCAGAACATTGCTCCGCTAATTCCGCTGCCCATGATGCTATACAACATGCCAGGTCTGACGAAGGTTTGGTTTGATATCGAGACACTTCGAACGCTGTCGGCAATTGATTCGATCGTGGGAGTCAAGGACAGCAGCGGCGATATGAACTATTTCGCGGAACTCTGCAAGCTAAAAACCCAGCGACCGGATTGGACGTTCTTGCTTGGCCCCGAAGCATTGCTTGCCGAGGCACACGCGCTGGGCGGCGACGGTGGCGTCAACGGTGGAGCAAACTTCGCCCCCCAGATATTTGTCGATTTCCATCGAGGTTTAGTCAGTGGTGACGACGCAGTCGTCTCTGCAGCAGGCAGGCGAATCGATGCATTGCAGGCGATTTACCAAGTTGGCAAGTACGCTTCCCGGCACATCAAGGCAACCAAGTCGGCACTTTCGCTACTGGGCATTTGCAGTGACCTACCTGCCGATCCCTTCCATCGCTTTCTTTCACCGGAACGCGAGCAGGTGGCAGAGATCCTGCGAAAAGTCGAAATCCTATGA
- a CDS encoding exo-alpha-sialidase has protein sequence MKMKRETLVLFFVMLASLAAHAKDANLPEVAKSGDGSVLSAALIYDLAGAPTPECHASTIVETKSGLVAAWFGGAHEKNPDVGIWLSRHVDGKWTKPVELVDGSENEDQEYACWNPVLFQPANGPLMLFYKVGLNPRDWWGALITSNDDGKTWSKSRRLGTDKALPQANRNLLGPVKNKPIQMADGKILCPTSTENEGWKVHFEVTPDLGKTWEVIGPLEGDFNAIQPSILTYPDGQLQVLCRTKEGVVAQSWSKDNGKSWTPLSATSLPNPNSGTDAITLADGRQLLVYNHTQRKGSFPSGRNMINVAISEDGKTWKPVLTLEKEKGEFSYPAVIQSSDGKVHITYTWQRKSVKHVILDPKVIQ, from the coding sequence ATGAAAATGAAACGTGAAACCCTGGTATTGTTTTTCGTGATGCTCGCCAGTTTGGCCGCACACGCAAAGGATGCAAATCTTCCTGAAGTTGCCAAATCGGGCGACGGATCCGTCCTGTCAGCAGCACTGATTTACGACCTGGCTGGTGCTCCGACGCCCGAGTGTCATGCATCGACAATTGTCGAGACGAAAAGTGGATTGGTGGCCGCTTGGTTTGGTGGAGCCCATGAGAAAAATCCCGATGTGGGAATCTGGTTATCACGACACGTTGATGGGAAGTGGACAAAGCCCGTAGAACTCGTCGACGGATCCGAGAATGAAGATCAGGAGTACGCTTGCTGGAATCCCGTATTGTTTCAACCTGCCAACGGACCGCTGATGTTATTTTACAAGGTGGGACTCAATCCGCGCGACTGGTGGGGTGCGTTGATCACATCCAACGACGACGGCAAGACATGGTCGAAATCACGGCGACTCGGTACCGACAAAGCCTTACCTCAGGCGAATCGAAACCTCCTCGGTCCTGTCAAGAACAAGCCGATCCAAATGGCCGATGGCAAGATCCTTTGTCCAACCAGTACTGAGAACGAGGGTTGGAAAGTTCACTTTGAAGTAACTCCCGACCTCGGCAAAACCTGGGAAGTGATCGGCCCCCTGGAAGGCGATTTCAACGCCATCCAACCCAGCATCCTCACCTATCCCGATGGGCAATTGCAAGTTCTTTGCCGCACCAAGGAAGGGGTGGTCGCACAGAGTTGGTCAAAAGACAATGGTAAATCTTGGACGCCACTCTCTGCCACCAGCTTGCCCAACCCTAATTCGGGAACTGATGCCATCACACTGGCAGATGGTCGACAGTTATTGGTCTACAACCACACGCAAAGAAAAGGATCGTTTCCCTCCGGTCGTAATATGATCAACGTGGCTATATCGGAAGATGGAAAAACCTGGAAACCCGTCCTAACTCTTGAAAAAGAAAAGGGCGAGTTCTCCTATCCAGCGGTAATTCAGTCAAGCGATGGCAAAGTCCACATCACCTACACCTGGCAACGCAAAAGTGTCAAGCATGTGATTCTCGACCCAAAGGTGATTCAGTGA
- a CDS encoding sulfatase-like hydrolase/transferase yields the protein MQRFLATITSCLMIATCGLDGRAAQPNVLFIAVDDLRSELGCYGNEHVKSPNIDQLAAQGTLFERAYCQQTVCNPSRASLLTGMRPDTLKVWDLPTHFRQRKPNIITLPQFFKNSGYHTQCVGKIFHNWRQDQYKGDAISWSVPATLHYNSHSNDQPQVAGKLPPNLASGKGGTECRNVPDNAYFDGRVAETAIDTLRAIGKADKPFFLAVGFWKPHTPFNAPKKYWDLYDRETIPVPQHIAPPTDVPDIAITSARYHGGANSAELREMHHGHLAAISYLDTQVGRVLNELNALGLSNDTIVVFWSDHGLHLGEHGLTRKTTVFELDARVPLIIRTPKHESGQRTEALVELLDLYPTLTDLCELDGQPELEGVSLAPLLDHPDSDLREFALTQTPRPNYPRGKPPKVMGYSIRTQRYRYTQWQDFQSGEIQARELYDHDNDPRETVNLAEHRDQQAIVAKLGAQLDTVLSQSSKPLQSRLLDGPEQKKGKPVESVDRPNIIFIMADDLGYGDLGCYGQQLISTPRIDQLAAEGIRFTQAYAGGPVCTASRSVLMTGLHNGHTPARDNVPHYSTYLQESDITIAELLKQAGYRCGGVGKWSLGDAGTVGRATNQGFDTWLGYLNQDHAHYYFTEYLDDDEGRVEFAGNAASRTHYSHDLLTHRALEFIRESKDKPFFLYVAWTLPHFSAAQEDPDRLTIPSTAPYSKKAWSEQSKKYAAMVHRLDVDVGRILDLVDEIKLAENTLVIFTSDNGGHATVSKRFNTSGPLRGFKRRLTEGGIRVPFIARWTGSIPTHKTSDEVIAFQDMLPTFTELAGVKSPQGIDGISVVKALRGGKIDSTREFLYWDYGHCRRRYDQAVRWKDWKGIRLGTDGRIQLYDIATDLSESHDVATKNPDVVRRIAKIMHSAATPSQRYPIGKLYNGGPLWTPAK from the coding sequence ATGCAACGTTTTCTGGCGACCATCACCAGCTGCTTGATGATTGCAACCTGCGGTCTCGACGGCCGGGCAGCGCAACCGAATGTCCTATTCATCGCCGTCGATGACTTACGGAGTGAACTCGGCTGCTACGGCAACGAGCATGTAAAATCCCCGAACATTGACCAACTGGCCGCTCAGGGCACCCTGTTTGAACGAGCCTATTGTCAGCAGACGGTCTGCAATCCATCGCGAGCCTCCTTGTTGACGGGAATGCGTCCTGACACGCTCAAGGTTTGGGATCTGCCGACGCACTTCCGGCAACGTAAGCCCAATATCATCACGCTCCCGCAATTCTTCAAGAACAGTGGTTACCACACGCAATGCGTAGGCAAGATTTTCCATAACTGGCGGCAGGATCAATATAAAGGTGACGCGATCTCATGGAGCGTGCCCGCCACCCTGCACTACAACAGCCACAGCAACGATCAACCGCAGGTCGCAGGAAAACTCCCACCGAATTTGGCTTCAGGTAAGGGTGGAACTGAATGTCGCAACGTACCCGACAATGCGTACTTCGACGGCCGCGTCGCGGAAACGGCGATTGATACGCTCCGGGCGATTGGTAAAGCCGACAAACCATTTTTCCTGGCCGTTGGCTTCTGGAAACCGCATACGCCGTTCAACGCCCCGAAGAAGTACTGGGACCTCTACGACCGCGAAACGATCCCAGTTCCGCAGCATATTGCGCCGCCAACGGACGTGCCCGATATTGCGATCACGAGTGCGCGTTATCACGGCGGAGCGAACTCGGCAGAATTGCGGGAAATGCACCACGGCCACCTTGCTGCCATCAGCTATCTTGATACACAAGTCGGGCGAGTGCTGAACGAACTCAATGCGCTTGGACTTAGCAATGATACGATCGTCGTTTTTTGGTCCGATCACGGATTGCATCTTGGCGAGCACGGCTTGACTCGCAAGACAACCGTGTTTGAACTCGATGCGCGTGTCCCGCTGATCATTCGAACGCCGAAGCACGAGTCGGGCCAGCGAACCGAAGCGCTCGTCGAGTTACTCGATCTCTATCCAACGCTCACGGATCTTTGTGAATTGGATGGACAGCCGGAATTGGAGGGAGTTTCGCTGGCTCCATTATTAGATCATCCCGACAGTGACCTCAGAGAGTTCGCACTGACCCAGACGCCACGCCCCAATTATCCGCGTGGAAAACCGCCCAAGGTCATGGGGTATTCGATTCGTACGCAACGTTACCGATACACGCAGTGGCAGGACTTTCAGTCCGGCGAGATCCAAGCACGTGAACTCTACGACCACGACAACGATCCGCGGGAAACCGTGAATCTGGCCGAACATCGGGATCAACAGGCTATCGTTGCCAAACTGGGAGCACAACTTGACACCGTGCTCAGTCAATCATCGAAACCATTGCAGTCGCGGTTGCTCGACGGGCCCGAGCAGAAAAAAGGAAAGCCCGTTGAAAGCGTTGATCGACCGAATATCATTTTCATCATGGCGGATGATCTGGGTTATGGCGACCTGGGCTGTTATGGACAGCAACTGATTTCGACACCGCGAATCGATCAGTTGGCCGCCGAAGGAATCCGGTTCACCCAGGCGTATGCCGGTGGTCCGGTTTGCACAGCGTCTCGAAGCGTGTTGATGACTGGACTCCACAATGGACACACGCCGGCCCGCGATAATGTGCCTCACTATTCGACTTACCTGCAAGAAAGCGATATCACGATCGCCGAACTGCTCAAGCAAGCTGGTTATCGGTGCGGTGGGGTTGGCAAATGGTCGTTGGGAGATGCCGGGACAGTGGGACGGGCGACGAATCAAGGCTTTGATACCTGGCTGGGCTACCTTAATCAGGATCATGCTCATTATTACTTCACAGAATATCTCGATGATGACGAAGGTCGAGTTGAATTCGCTGGCAATGCCGCGTCTCGAACCCATTACAGTCACGACTTGCTGACCCATCGGGCGCTCGAGTTCATCCGAGAATCTAAGGACAAGCCTTTCTTCCTGTATGTGGCGTGGACGCTGCCTCATTTCTCAGCAGCGCAGGAAGATCCAGACCGTCTGACAATTCCGTCAACAGCTCCCTACTCGAAGAAAGCATGGAGTGAACAATCAAAGAAGTATGCCGCGATGGTCCACAGGCTGGACGTCGATGTTGGACGAATCTTGGATCTTGTTGATGAAATAAAGCTTGCCGAAAACACGCTAGTCATCTTCACCAGCGATAACGGGGGCCACGCCACCGTCTCCAAACGCTTTAATACGAGCGGACCACTTCGCGGTTTCAAACGACGATTGACCGAAGGCGGCATCCGTGTGCCCTTCATCGCTCGCTGGACCGGCTCAATTCCGACTCATAAAACAAGTGACGAAGTGATTGCGTTTCAAGATATGCTGCCAACCTTTACAGAACTGGCAGGCGTGAAGTCTCCTCAGGGCATTGACGGTATTTCCGTAGTAAAAGCGCTGCGAGGTGGCAAAATTGATTCAACACGAGAGTTTCTTTACTGGGACTATGGCCACTGCCGACGGCGTTACGATCAGGCCGTTCGCTGGAAAGACTGGAAAGGGATTCGCCTTGGAACAGACGGCCGCATTCAACTCTACGACATCGCGACGGATCTCTCCGAGTCCCATGACGTCGCGACGAAAAATCCAGACGTTGTTCGGCGCATCGCAAAAATAATGCACAGCGCTGCCACCCCGAGCCAGCGATACCCGATCGGAAAATTGTATAATGGCGGGCCCCTGTGGACCCCCGCGAAATAA
- a CDS encoding lamin tail domain-containing protein has protein sequence MPRHWFNVRQNLNQTVLRRNVLDGVEQLEPRIVLDASIVISEFVADNSKGLNDEDRDRTDWIELYNAGNSTTDLTGWYLTDNPETKNKWAFPKTSLDAGRYLLVHASGKDRATAEQPLHTNFQLDADGESLLLVQKDGQTVIDNVGTFGNQKVDVAFGIRQNTDTHTLVASGSPARWIIPSPENGGDQIETSWTAVDFDDSSWPDGTSNIGFDKRTGFEEFIGTDLQDAMADSATAYVRVPFESPSASAVFSLVLSMRYDDGFIAYLNGTKIASTNAPDNPAWDSDSDGTNRDTAAVLFEDFDVSHFASLLRTGSNVLAIHAMNTNIASDDFLMVPRLTALQPGTVTSTERGYLARPTPGGPNGTTTYSEFIPNVDVDVPRGLYDSPFDLTLSTELPGATIVYTTDGSQPAIDNGTLVSVNNPDELAQVALRIERTTALRVGAFKDDFLPANIETHTYIFVDDIASQTAQATIDAGFPEAWGDRTPDYGIDPNVVGPNDQFDGLYSNQFVDSLESIPSMSIVMSNEDLFDAEIGIYANSESSGREWERSTSVELILPDGSEGFQVDAGIRILGGFSRRAGKKHSLRLEFRGTYGPTRLRYPLFGESAATDFDTLVLRAGFNDSWVWTPESTHYVRDQWTRDTQRLMGHPSSHGTYVHLYINGLYWGMYNPSERPDASFSESYFGGDESNWDALNSGDPVDGTDDAWRQLRQLARDAGKSNQTQSNAAFLKLLGRKPDGTNDPELETLLDIDNYIDYMILNYYIGNTDWPGKNFYVARERGPESTGFKFYSWDAERSLNDEEGAHVGVNMLKTTGGVASLISPLRRNDEFRLMFADRVHRHFFSGGLLYVDPNNPQVDEAHPERNVPAARYRQLAERIALPLVAESARWGDTRRTQAALTIADWQALLDDAYANYFPQRSANVLAQLIDRDLYPTTEAPVFSQHGGPIESDFDLQMVGPGEIYFTLDGSDPRQSILEPGVLESGVRPGTNQYSSPIKINSPTTVKARSFAGGIWSALTEATFTTAKNPLRISELMYHPNATDEELIVDGVKIEESDYEYIELMNIADVAVDLSGLSFDAGISFSFPETSVQAGERVIIARHEGAFRHRYGMEATVLGEYGPEGGKLSNGGETIRLVDSVGTVIQELTYADDWHAATDGDGPSLTLRNVSDDSAPENPRDAWTLSLGTHGTPGQEDRADLQNDGSLNIDDVDLICAQLASSNSRLDFNQDGMVNDSDVRAVIKETFETSLGDVNLDGQFDSDDLIRVFQSGKFEDNIANNAKWSEGDWNCDGDFTTEDLVTVFQAGTFVSQVNVAATPHSSAEMSASIAAAIDSRLEQNQWPWRAHHRSGQA, from the coding sequence ATGCCGCGTCATTGGTTTAACGTCCGTCAAAACTTGAATCAGACCGTCCTACGTCGCAACGTTCTTGACGGGGTCGAACAGCTTGAACCGCGAATTGTACTCGATGCGAGCATCGTTATTTCAGAATTCGTGGCGGATAATAGCAAGGGCCTTAATGACGAAGACCGAGATCGAACCGATTGGATTGAGCTCTACAACGCCGGAAATTCAACCACCGATCTAACCGGCTGGTACCTGACGGACAATCCCGAGACGAAAAACAAATGGGCCTTTCCGAAAACGAGCCTTGACGCGGGTCGTTATCTTCTGGTCCATGCGTCGGGCAAGGATCGAGCAACCGCTGAACAGCCACTGCACACAAACTTTCAACTTGATGCAGACGGTGAATCACTCCTTCTTGTCCAGAAAGATGGGCAGACCGTCATCGACAACGTCGGAACATTTGGCAATCAAAAAGTTGACGTCGCATTTGGCATTCGTCAGAACACAGACACTCATACGCTTGTTGCATCAGGCTCACCCGCCCGCTGGATCATACCTAGCCCCGAAAACGGTGGTGATCAGATTGAAACCTCGTGGACGGCAGTGGACTTTGACGACTCATCGTGGCCCGACGGAACCAGCAACATCGGCTTCGACAAGCGAACCGGTTTCGAGGAGTTCATCGGAACCGATCTGCAGGACGCAATGGCCGATAGCGCAACCGCCTACGTACGTGTTCCGTTTGAATCTCCGTCGGCAAGCGCCGTATTCTCGCTGGTGTTGAGTATGCGGTACGACGACGGATTCATCGCTTATCTCAACGGCACCAAAATCGCGAGCACCAACGCCCCAGATAATCCTGCTTGGGATTCTGATTCCGACGGGACAAATCGCGACACTGCCGCAGTCTTGTTCGAAGACTTCGACGTATCTCACTTCGCTTCTTTGCTTCGTACTGGCTCCAACGTACTGGCGATTCACGCCATGAACACAAATATTGCGAGCGATGACTTCCTGATGGTGCCTCGGCTCACGGCTCTGCAACCGGGAACCGTGACCTCGACAGAACGAGGTTACTTGGCGCGACCGACACCAGGCGGCCCCAATGGAACGACCACTTATTCAGAATTCATTCCGAATGTTGACGTTGACGTTCCGCGCGGGTTGTATGATTCCCCCTTTGATCTGACACTGTCGACGGAATTGCCCGGCGCAACGATCGTTTACACCACCGACGGAAGTCAACCTGCAATCGACAACGGTACCCTGGTGTCCGTGAACAATCCGGACGAACTCGCCCAGGTTGCGTTACGGATTGAGCGAACGACCGCTCTTCGAGTTGGGGCTTTCAAGGATGACTTCTTGCCAGCGAACATCGAAACTCACACCTACATTTTTGTCGACGATATCGCATCACAAACGGCGCAAGCGACTATCGATGCTGGATTTCCTGAAGCATGGGGAGACCGAACCCCGGACTACGGAATTGATCCAAACGTAGTCGGGCCAAACGATCAATTCGATGGTCTTTATTCGAATCAATTTGTAGATTCGCTTGAATCGATCCCGAGTATGTCGATCGTCATGTCCAATGAAGACCTCTTCGACGCAGAGATTGGAATCTATGCAAACAGCGAGAGCTCCGGACGAGAATGGGAACGGTCCACGTCGGTGGAATTGATTTTGCCGGATGGCAGCGAAGGTTTTCAGGTCGACGCGGGAATCCGAATCCTCGGCGGCTTCTCTCGCCGCGCAGGGAAAAAACACTCACTACGTTTGGAATTCCGTGGCACGTACGGTCCAACAAGACTTCGCTATCCGCTGTTTGGCGAAAGTGCCGCAACTGATTTTGATACGCTTGTGCTACGCGCCGGATTCAATGACAGTTGGGTCTGGACTCCAGAATCGACCCACTATGTCCGCGACCAATGGACTCGCGATACGCAACGATTGATGGGACATCCTAGCTCGCATGGTACTTACGTTCATCTGTACATCAACGGTCTCTACTGGGGAATGTACAATCCATCGGAACGTCCCGATGCCTCTTTTTCGGAATCGTATTTCGGTGGCGATGAATCGAATTGGGACGCACTCAACTCGGGCGATCCGGTGGATGGTACCGACGACGCCTGGCGACAACTGAGGCAACTTGCACGGGATGCTGGCAAATCGAATCAAACACAGAGCAATGCCGCATTTCTAAAACTGCTTGGTCGAAAACCGGATGGCACAAACGACCCGGAGCTTGAAACGCTCTTGGATATCGACAACTACATCGACTATATGATTCTGAATTACTACATCGGGAATACGGACTGGCCCGGCAAGAACTTCTACGTCGCCCGTGAACGGGGCCCCGAGAGCACTGGGTTTAAATTTTACTCTTGGGATGCGGAGAGATCTCTCAATGACGAAGAAGGCGCCCACGTTGGCGTCAATATGCTGAAGACGACTGGTGGTGTGGCAAGCCTCATTTCACCCCTTCGGCGCAATGATGAGTTTCGTCTGATGTTCGCTGATCGAGTGCATCGTCACTTTTTCAGCGGCGGCTTGTTGTATGTCGACCCCAACAATCCACAGGTGGATGAAGCACACCCAGAACGCAATGTCCCGGCAGCTCGCTATCGACAACTTGCCGAACGGATTGCGCTGCCACTGGTGGCGGAATCCGCTCGCTGGGGTGATACGCGCAGAACACAAGCCGCGCTGACGATCGCGGATTGGCAAGCCTTGCTCGACGACGCGTACGCCAACTACTTTCCGCAACGATCAGCCAATGTACTGGCTCAATTGATTGATCGCGATCTTTATCCGACCACCGAAGCGCCGGTCTTCAGCCAACATGGCGGTCCGATTGAATCAGACTTCGATCTTCAAATGGTTGGACCGGGCGAGATCTATTTCACACTTGATGGATCGGACCCGCGACAGAGCATTCTGGAACCCGGGGTATTGGAATCCGGCGTGCGACCAGGAACCAATCAATACTCTTCACCTATCAAAATCAATTCACCAACGACTGTCAAAGCCCGATCGTTCGCCGGTGGCATCTGGAGTGCGTTAACAGAGGCAACATTTACCACCGCCAAAAATCCGCTACGCATTAGCGAATTAATGTACCACCCAAACGCCACGGATGAAGAGCTAATTGTCGACGGTGTCAAAATCGAAGAGAGTGACTACGAGTACATTGAACTGATGAATATTGCGGACGTTGCCGTCGATTTGTCGGGGCTTTCGTTCGACGCTGGAATTTCGTTTTCATTTCCCGAGACCAGCGTGCAAGCGGGTGAACGCGTCATTATCGCGCGGCACGAAGGAGCGTTTCGACATCGCTACGGCATGGAAGCAACTGTCCTGGGCGAGTATGGACCGGAGGGTGGGAAACTTAGCAACGGCGGCGAAACGATTCGGCTTGTCGATTCCGTGGGAACAGTCATTCAAGAATTGACCTATGCGGATGACTGGCACGCCGCAACAGATGGCGACGGCCCGTCACTCACGCTGCGAAACGTGAGTGATGACTCTGCTCCGGAAAATCCAAGGGATGCTTGGACCCTCAGCCTTGGAACCCATGGGACTCCCGGTCAAGAAGACCGTGCCGATCTTCAAAACGACGGTTCACTTAACATCGATGACGTTGATTTGATCTGCGCACAACTCGCTTCATCAAATAGCCGGCTTGATTTCAACCAGGATGGAATGGTGAATGATTCTGACGTGAGAGCGGTCATCAAGGAAACTTTTGAGACGAGTCTGGGCGATGTAAATCTAGATGGACAGTTTGACTCGGACGACCTGATCCGTGTCTTCCAATCGGGAAAATTTGAAGACAATATTGCAAACAACGCCAAATGGTCTGAGGGAGACTGGAACTGCGATGGCGACTTTACGACCGAAGACCTCGTCACTGTTTTTCAGGCTGGTACGTTCGTGTCGCAAGTGAACGTGGCGGCGACACCTCATTCATCGGCCGAAATGTCAGCCTCGATTGCCGCAGCAATCGACTCAAGATTAGAGCAGAATCAATGGCCCTGGCGTGCCCATCATCGTTCGGGCCAAGCTTAA